From one Rhineura floridana isolate rRhiFlo1 chromosome 4, rRhiFlo1.hap2, whole genome shotgun sequence genomic stretch:
- the ODC1 gene encoding ornithine decarboxylase → MNDFSGEEFNFTFLDEGFTAKDIVDQKINEVSSSDDKDAFYVADLGDILKKHLRWYKALPRVSPFYAVKCNDSIAIVKTLAALGAGFDCASKTEIQLVQSAGVPPERIIYANPCKQVSQIKHAANNGVQMMTFDSEVELMKVARAHPKAKLVLRIATDDSKAICRLSVKFGATLKTSRLLLERAKELDIDVIGVSFHVGSGCTDPETFVQAISDARCVFDMGAELGFNMYLLDIGGGFPGSEDVKLKFEEITNVINPALDKYFPSDSGVRIIAEPGRYYVASAFTLAVNVIAKKVVIKEQTGSDDEEEPNDKTLMYYVNDGVYGSFNCILYDHAHVKPVLQKRPKPDERYYSCSIWGPTCDGLDRIVERCGLPELQVGDWMLFENMGAYTVAAASTFNGFQRPTIHYVMSRPAWQLMEQIKEQGFQAEVEEQDVTLPLSCAWESGIEHCPAACASASINV, encoded by the exons ATGAATGACTTCAGTGGTGAAGAATTCAATTTTACTTTCCTTGATGAAGGCTTTACTGCAAAGGATATTGTAGACCAAAAAATAAATGAAGTTTCTTCCTCA GATGACAAAGATGCATTTTATGTTGCTGACCTTGGGGATATTCTCAAAAAACATTTGCGATGGTACAAAGCCCTCCCTAGGGTATCTCCTTTCTATGCCGTCAAATGTAATGACAGCATAGCTATAGTGAAGACTCTGGCTGCTCTTGGGGCAGGATTTGATTGTGCCAGTAAA ACTGAAATACAGCTGGTCCAGAGTGCTGGTGTGCCTCCAGAGCGTATAATATATGCAAATCCATGCAAGCAAGTCTCTCAAATTAAGCATGCTGCAAATAATGGTGTGCAGATGATGACTTTTGATAGTGAAGTTGAGCTGATGAAAGTTGCAAGAGCCCAtccaaaagcaaa GCTGGTCTTGCGCATTGCAACAGATGACTCAAAGGCAATTTGCCGCCTGAGTGTTAAGTTTGGAGCCACACTAAAAACCAGCAGGTTGCTGCTTGAGCGAGCGAAAGAGCTTGATATTGATGTTATCGGAGTCAG TTTCCATGTTGGAAGTGGCTGTACAGATCCTGAGACATTTGTGCAAGCTATTTCTGATGCCCGTTGTGTCTTTGATATGGGA gCTGAGCTTGGTTTCAACATGTACCTGCTTGATATTGGTGGTGGTTTCCCTGGCTCTGAAGATGTAAAACTTAAGTTTGAAGAG ataaCAAATGTAATCAATCCGGCTTTGGACAAGTATTTTCCTTCTGATTCTGGAGTGAGAATTATTGCGGAGCCTGGCAGATACTATGTTGCATCAGCTTTTACACTGGCTGTTAACGTAATTGCAAAGAAAGTTGTAATAAAGGAGCAAACTGGATCTGATG ATGAAGAAGAACCAAATGACAAAACTCTTATGTACTATGTAAATGATGGGGTATATGGATCTTTTAACTGCATCCTGTATGATCATGCACATGTTAAACCAGTTTtgcaaaag AGACCTAAGCCAGATGAAAGATACTATTCCTGCAGCATATGGGGACCAACCTGTGATGGCCTGGATCGCATTGTTGAGCGCTGTGGGCTGCCAGAATTGCAGGTTGGGGATTGGATGCTGTTTGAAAACATGGGTGCCTACACTGTGGCAGCCGCTTCTACTTTCAATGGATTCCAGAGGCCAACAATACACTATGTGATGTCAAGGCCAGCGTG GCAATTGATGGAACAGATAAAGGAGCAAGGTTTTCAAGCTGAGGTGGAAGAGCAGGATGTCACTTTGCCACTGTCTTGTGCCTGGGAAAGTGGGATTGAACACTGTCCAGCAGCTTGTGCTTCAGCTAGCATTAATGTATAG